A single region of the Brassica rapa cultivar Chiifu-401-42 chromosome A03, CAAS_Brap_v3.01, whole genome shotgun sequence genome encodes:
- the LOC103860402 gene encoding inositol-tetrakisphosphate 1-kinase 2, with product MRVEEEDSMVPQGNEADGEMVLDTASSQHQEEKLVIGYALTSKKKQSFLQPKLEVLARKKGISFVSIDQDKPLSEQGPFDVVLHKLLGNEWHDVIQDYQKTHPEVTVLDPPGAIQRIYNRQSMLQGLADLNLAECDGMICVPKQMVVLQDTTSSGNEVAKAGLKFPLVAKPLLVDGTAKSHQLFLAYDCLSLAELEPPLVLQEFVNHGGVLFKVFVVGDVIRVVRRFSLPNVSNVEKEEVAGVFQFPRVSSAAASVDKTDLDPRVAELPPKPLLKGLVRELRSRLGLRLFNIDMIREHGSQDVFYVIDINYFPGYGKMPDYEQVFIDFFLGLAQAKHEKKGLCVKSGIEK from the exons AtgcgagtggaagaagaagatagcATGGTGCCTCAAGGAAATGAAGCAGACGGTGAAATGGTACTCGATACGGCGTCGTCTCAACATCAGGAGGAGAAGCTCGTTATTGGGTATGCTTTGACGTCTAAGAAGAAGCAGAGTTTCTTGCAACCCAAGCTCGAAGTTCTTGCTAG GAAGAAAGGCATATCCTTTGTTTCCATTGACCAGGACAAGCCTCTCTCTGAACAAGGCCCCTTTGATGTCGTTCTGCATAAG TTACTGGGAAATGAGTGGCATGATGTTATTCAG GATTACCAGAAAACGCATCCAGAAGTGACTGTGCTTGATCCACCAGGTGCAATCCAGCGTATATACAATCGACAATCTATGCTCCAGGGTCTTGCTGATTTGAATCTTGCAGAATGCGATG GCATGATATGTGTTCCGAAACAAATGGTTGTGTTACAAGATACAACATCTAGTGGTAATGAAGTTGCAAAAGCCGGTCTCAAGTTTCCATTAG TTGCAAAGCCACTTTTGGTCGATGGAACTGCAAAGTCACATCAGTTGTTCTTAGCCTACGACTGTCTCTCGCTTGCAGAACTTGAACCCCCTTTGGTTCTTCAGGAATTTGTCAATCATG GTGGAGTTCTCTTCAAGGTCTTTGTTGTTGGCGATGTGATAAGGGTGGTCCGACGTTTTTCTCTTCCGAACGTTAGCAATGTTGAAAAAGAGGAAGTTGCTGGTGTGTTTCAATTCCCAAGGGTATCATCTGCTGCAGCTTCAGTTGACAAAACAGACTTGGACCCTCGTGTTGCAGAGCTACCTCCAAAGCCATTACTCAAAGGGCTTGTGAGAGAATTACGAAGCCGATTG GGACTCAGGTTGTTCAACATTGACATGATCAGAGAACATGGGAGCCAAGATGTGTTTTATGTCATTGACATCAACTATTTTCCTG GGTATGGAAAGATGCCAGATTACGAGCAGGTGTTCATTGATTTCTTCCTGGGACTGGCGCAAGCGAAGCATGAGAAGAAGGGACTTTGTGTGAAAAGTGGAATAGAAAAGTGA
- the LOC103860404 gene encoding adenylyl-sulfate kinase 1, chloroplastic: MIGAKSFLGLPTASPKGIISDSNSLSTNSRSVGVFRACVSMEGSQTMRHSTNGSIPELKSVNGHTGQKQGPLSTVGNSTNIKWHECPVEKVDRQRLLDQKGCVIWVTGLSGSGKSTLACALNQKLYQKGKLCYILDGDNVRHGLNRDLSFKAEDRAENIRRVGEVAKLFADAGIICIASLISPYRRDRDACRTLLPEGDFVEVFMNVSLEVCEARDPKGLYKLARAGKIKGFTGIDDPYEPPLNCEISLGQEGTGTSPIEMAETVVAYLEHKGYLKA, from the exons ATGATCGGAGCTAAATCGTTTCTAGGCCTTCCAACCGCATCTCCTAAAGGGATAATATCCGACAGCAATTCATTGAGTACTAACTCGAGATCTGTTGGTGTTTTTCGTGCTTGTGTTTCCATGGAAGGATCTCAAACCATGAGGCATAGCACAAATGGATCTATCCCTGAGCTAAAATCGGTCAATGGTCACACAG GACAAAAACAAGGACCATTGTCTACGGTCGGAAACTCGACGAACATAAAGTGGCATGAATGTCCTGTCGAGAAAGTTGATAGACAGAGGTTGCTTGACCAGAAAGGATGTGTGATTTGGGTCACTGGTCTTAGTGGTTCAG GGAAGAGCACTTTAGCTTGTGCTTTGAACCAGAAGCTGTACCAAAAGGGGAAGCTTTGTTATATTCTTGATGGAGATAATGTAAGGCACGGCTTAAACCGTGATCTCAGCTTTAAAGCGGAAGATCGTGCTGAAAACATTCGTAGAGTCG GAGAGGTTGCTAAGCTTTTTGCGGATGCTGGAATCATATGCATTGCAAGTTTGATTTCTCCTTATAGAAGAGACAGGGACGCTTGTCGTACTTTGCTTCCTGAGGGAGATTTTGTTGAG GTGTTCATGAATGTATCGCTTGAAGTTTGTGAGGCTAGGGATCCAAAGGGTCTGTACAAGCTTGCACGTGCTGGAAAGATTAAAG GTTTTACCGGGATTGATGACCCTTACGAGCCACCATTGAACTGTGAG ATTTCTCTAGGACAAGAAGGAACGGGAACTTCTCCGATCGAAATGGCTGAAACAGTCGTTGCATACTTAGAACACAAGGGTTATCTTAAGGCATAA
- the LOC103860408 gene encoding uncharacterized protein LOC103860408: MGSESESDQCSSRLNTLEIKSLIYQKLGHSRANTYFDHLGKFLTSRITKSDFDKTVARELVPLHNRLLRSLLKNAAAAKSPPPRYLKRLSAFPPSPRKCRSRKFRDRPSPLGPLGKPQSITTTNDESLSKMQRLSMEEGEEVEQRVPSQLTAPLGVSSTGVRRSFGETCCRNSGELPDAMTLKSVLERRLEKEGMKLTMDSVDVLNSGLDAFITRLIKPCLSLVQRQRVSVLDLRAAVELNPRVLGEDWPIHLEKICSRASSEE; this comes from the coding sequence ATGGGGTCAGAATCAGAATCAGATCAATGCTCTTCCAGATTGAACACTCTCGAGATCAAATCCCTAATTTACCAGAAACTAGGGCACTCGAGAGCCAACACTTACTTCGACCACCTCGGCAAATTCCTCACCTCGAGGATAACCAAGTCCGACTTCGACAAGACCGTCGCTAGAGAACTCGTCCCTCTCCACAACCGTCTCCTTCGTTCCCTCCTCAAGAACGCAGCCGCCGCCAAATCTCCTCCTCCGAGGTACCTCAAGAGACTATCTGCATTCCCTCCCTCGCCTCGAAAATGCAGGTCCAGGAAGTTTAGGGACCGGCCGAGTCCTCTCGGCCCGCTCGGGAAGCCTCAGAGCATCACGACAACGAACGACGAGTCGTTGTCGAAGATGCAGAGGCTTTCTatggaagaaggagaagaggttGAACAGCGCGTACCGAGTCAGTTAACCGCGCCGCTCGGCGTTTCGTCAACCGGAGTTAGAAGGTCTTTTGGCGAGACTTGTTGTCGGAACAGCGGCGAGTTGCCTGATGCGATGACGTTGAAGAGTGTGTTGGAGAGGAGGCTGGAGAAGGAAGGGATGAAGTTAACTATGGACTCTGTTGATGTTTTGAATAGCGGGTTGGACGCGTTTATTACAAGGCTGATAAAGCCTTGTTTGAGTTTGGTCCAGCGACAGCGAGTGTCGGTGTTGGATCTTCGCGCTGCTGTGGAGCTGAATCCACGTGTTCTTGGAGAGGATTGGCCTATTCATCTAGAGAAAATCTGTTCTCGCGCTTCTTCTGAGGAGTAG
- the LOC103860401 gene encoding pathogenesis-related protein 1: protein MKVTNCSRLLLILAALVGALVHPSKAQDSPQDYVNAHNQARQAVGVGPVQWDGTLAAYAQNYADRLRGDCRLIHSDGPYGENLAGSSADFSGVSAVNLWVNEKANYNHDSNTCNGECLHYTQVVWRKSVRIGCGKARCNNGGTIISCNYDPRGNYVNEKPY, encoded by the coding sequence ATGAAAGTCACTAACTGTTCTCGACTTCTATTAATTTTGGCTGCCCTTGTGGGAGCTCTTGTTCATCCCTCGAAAGCTCAAGACAGTCCACAAGACTATGTCAACGCTCACAACCAAGCACGACAGGCAGTAGGCGTAGGTCCCGTGCAGTGGGACGGTACGCTTGCAGCCTACGCTCAAAACTACGCCGACCGACTAAGAGGCGACTGCAGACTCATACACTCCGACGGGCCTTACGGAGAGAACTTGGCCGGGAGTAGCGCCGACTTTTCTGGCGTCAGCGCCGTGAACCTTTGGGTTAACGAGAAGGCTAACTATAACCACGATTCGAACACGTGCAATGGAGAATGCCTTCACTATACTCAGGTTGTTTGGAGAAAGTCTGTGAGAATTGGATGTGGCAAAGCGAGGTGTAACAATGGTGGAACCATCATTTCTTGCAACTATGATCCTCGGGGCAATTATGTGAACGAGAAGCCTTACTAA
- the LOC103860406 gene encoding receptor-like protein 43, with product MKFKLVYRRMHIGLYGNSIPISLSFIFLFFFQFETVFAAPTRHVCHPEQRDALLEFKNEFKIGKPSYICGDSFVPKTKSWANNIDCCYWDGIKCDTKSGEVIVVDLFCTGLHGRFHSDSKLFRIQSLHFLDLSYNDFSGHILTSVGNFSQLATLCLSYNNFVGEIPSSLGNLSNLKFLQLSRNNFVGEIPSSLGNLSNLIAIDFYHNNFVGEIPSSLGNLSNLDTLYLSDNNFVGEIPSSLENLSYLDILDLSHNHLVGKLPSLTRLSILRFLNVESNIISDKFPSWLTSLTNLKFLILSFNSFHGPIQKIQFSNKLEIIDISHNHFNGTLPEVFANGRNLRTLHVGHNELAGKLPRSLSKCSYLEVLNMEHNAISDTFPFWLESLQSLQVLVLHSNEFHGSLQHHHPKSASSFPELHIIDISYNSFSGILPFDFFVYLTAMSSETNRSELKYIGEERVYYQDDSLVLLNKGVEITYTRILTLLTAVDISGNRLHGEIPESIGLLKSLIVLNLSSNCFTGDIPSSLANLTMLESLDLSHNKLSGQIPPALGYLTSLSTVRVSHNHLVGQIPQGVQFQTQDSSSFEDNLGLCGRPLDKKCGDVDTEQLQEPESVEEKEEEEKVFNWTAAGIALAPGVILGLTIGHFVSLQNPQRLMKISVRQYKVINHQLMQSYRCN from the coding sequence ATGAAATTTAAATTGGTTTACAGAAGGATGCATATAGGTCTCTACGGAAACTCAATTCCaatttctctttcttttatctttttattcttttttcagTTTGAAACCGTATTTGCGGCTCCTACTAGACACGTGTGTCATCCCGAACAAAGAGATGCACTTCTCGAGTTTAAAAACGAGTTTAAGATTGGCAAACCTTCTTACATTTGTGGTGATAGTTTTGTACCGAAGACAAAGTCATGGGCGAATAACATCGACTGTTGCTACTGGGACGGTATCAAATGTGATACCAAATCGGGGGAAGTGATTGTGGTAGACCTCTTTTGCACCGGCCTCCACGGCCGGTTTCATTCTGATAGCAAGCTTTTCAGGATTCAAAGTCTGCATTTTCTCGACCTATCATATAATGATTTCAGCGGTCACATTCTAACTTCAGTTGGAAATTTTTCTCAACTTGCCACTCTCTGCCTCTCTTATAACAATTTTGTTGGTGAAATTCCGTCTTCACTTGGAAACCTTTCTAATCTCAAATTTCTTCAACTCTCTCGTAACAATTTTGTAGGTGAAATCCCATCTTCACTTGGAAACTTGTCTAATCTCATCGCTATTGACTTTTACCATAACAATTTTGTTGGTGAAATCCCATCTTCACTTGGTAACCTTTCAAATCTCGACACTCTTTACCTCTCTGATAACAATTTCGTTGGTGAAATCCCATCCTCACTTGAAAACCTTTCTTATCTCGACATTCTCGATCTCTCCCACAACCATTTGGTTGGAAAGCTTCCGTCATTGACCCGTCTTTCTATTCTTAGATTTCTAAATGTAGAAAGTAACATAATCAGTGACAAGTTTCCTTCCTGGTTGACTTCTCTGACAAACCTAAAATTTCTTATCCTCTCTTTCAATTCATTCCATGGACCAATACAAAAGATCCAATTCTCCAACAAGTTGGAAATCATCGACATATCGCATAACCACTTCAACGGAACTTTGCCAGAAGTATTCGCCAATGGACGCAATCTAAGAACACTCCATGTTGGTCACAACGAATTGGCGGGAAAACTTCCGAGGTCCTTGTCCAAGTGTTCTTATCTAGAGGTTCTAAACATGGAACACAACGCAATCAGCGACACTTTCCCATTCTGGTTGGAATCTTTACAAAGTCTACAAGTATTAGTCCTCCACTCTAACGAGTTTCACGGGTCGTTACAACATCATCATCCCAAGTCTGCTTCTTCTTTTCCCGAGTTGCATATCATTGACATATCATATAATTCCTTCTCCGGAATCCTGCCATTTGATTTCTTCGTGTATTTGACAGCCATGTCCTCCGAGACAAACCGTTCAGAACTCAAGTACATAGGAGAAGAACGTGTATACTACCAGGATGACTCGTTGGTCTTACTAAACAAAGGAGTCGAAATAACGTACACGAGGATCCTTACGCTCTTAACAGCCGTTGATATTTCTGGTAATAGACTTCATGGTGAGATCCCTGAATCCATTGGTCTACTGAAGAGTCTCATTGTGCTTAATCTGTCGAGCAATTGTTTCACTGGAGACATCCCTTCGTCTTTGGCCAATCTAACTATGCTCGAGTCACTAGACTTGTCGCATAACAAGCTGTCAGGCCAGATTCCACCTGCTCTAGGGTACCTCACAAGTCTGTCTACGGTTAGAGTTTCACACAACCATCTCGTCGGTCAAATACCGCAAGGCGTACAGTTTCAGACACAAGATTCGTCGTCTTTTGAAGATAACCTTGGACTTTGTGGTCGTCCTCTCGATAAAAAATGTGGAGACGTCGACACAGAGCAATTACAAGAACCAGAATCAgtagaagagaaagaagaagaagaaaaagtttTTAACTGGACTGCAGCTGGCATAGCCTTAGCACCAGGGGTCATCTTGGGATTGACCATTGGGCACTTTGTGAGTCTACAAAATCCTCAAAGGCTTATGAAGATTTCTGTACGTCAGTACAAGGTAATTAATCATCAACTCATGCAAAGCTACAGATGTAACTAA
- the LOC103860403 gene encoding vacuolar-sorting receptor 3 → MKQHKQNHLLCFLLPCLLLSVPFCSEARFVVEKNSLSVTSPESIKGTHDSAIGNFGIPQYGGSMAGTVIYPKENQKSCKEFSDFSISFKSQPGALPTFLLVDRGDCFFALKVWNAQKAGASAVLVADNVDEPLITMDTPEEDVSSAKYIENITIPSALVTKTFGEKLKKAISGGDMVNLNLDWREAVPHPDARVEYELWTNSNDECGVKCDMLMEFVKDFKGAAQILEKGGYTQFRPHYITWYCPHAFTLSRQCKSQCINKGRYCAPDPEQDFSSGYDGKDVVVENLRQLCVYKVANETGKPWVWWDYVTDFQIRCPMKEKKYNKECADSVIKSLGIDSRKLDKCMGDPDADSDNPVLKEEQDAQVGKGSRGDVTILPTLVVNNRQYRGKLEKSAVLKALCSGFEETTEPAICLSTEMESNECLDNNGGCWQDKSANITACKDTFRGRVCECPLVDGVKFKGDGYSHCEPSGPGRCTINNGGCWHEERDGHVFSACVDKDSVKCECPPGFKGDGVKKCEDINECKEKKACQCPECSCKNTWGSYECSCSGDLLYIRDHDTCISKIGSQVKSAWTAVWLIMLSLGLAAGGAYLVYKHRLRQYMDSEIRAIMAQYMPLDNQPEVPNHVNDERA, encoded by the exons ATGAAGCAACACAAGCAGAACCACCTCCTCTGTTTCCTCCTTCCATGTCTGCTCCTCTCCGTACCCTTCTGCTCCGAGGCTCGATTCGTGGTGGAGAAGAACAGCTTATCGGTGACTTCCCCGGAGAGCATAAAGGGGACTCACGACAGCGCAATTGGAAACTTCGGGATCCCTCAGTACGGCGGAAGCATGGCCGGCACCGTAATTTATCCAAAGGAGAATCAGAAATCGTGCAAAGAGTTCAGCGATTTCTCTATTTCTTTCAAGTCGCAGCCTGGTGCTCTCCCTACCTTCCTCTTGGTTGATCGTGGAG ATTGCTTTTTCGCATTAAAGGTCTGGAACGCACAAAAAGCCGGTGCTTCCGCTGTTCTCGTAGCAGACAATGTTGATGAGCCTCTGATCACTATGGACACACCAGAAGAGGATGTTTCATCAGCCAAATACATCGAGAACATCACCATACCTTCTGCTCTCGTCACAAAAACTTTCGGCGAGAAGCTGAAGAAAGCAATCAGCGGAGGTGACATGGTGAACTTGAACCTCGACTGGAGAGAAGCCGTCCCTCACCCTGACGCCCGCGTCGAGTACGAGCTCTGGACCAACAGCAACGACGAGTGCGGGGTCAAGTGCGACATGCTGATGGAGTTTGTCAAAGATTTCAAAGGCGCCGCGCAGATTCTCGAGAAAGGCGGGTACACGCAGTTTAGGCCTCATTACATCACTTGGTATTGTCCTCACGCCTTCACGTTGAGTCGGCAGTGTAAGTCTCAGTGTATCAACAAGGGGAGGTACTGCGCTCCTGATCCGGAGCAGGACTTTAGCTCCGGGTACGATGGAAAAGACGTTGTTGTGGAGAATTTGAGACAGCTTTGCGTTTACAAGGTGGCGAATGAGACCGGGAAACCGTGGGTTTGGTGGGATTACGTCACTGATTTTCAGATTAGATGTCCCATGAAGGAGAAGAAGTACAACAAAGAGTGTGCTGATTCTGTTATCAAATCTCTTG GAATTGATAGTAGAAAACTAGACAAGTGTATGGGAGACCCTGATGCTGACTCGGACAATCCGGTTCTAaaggaagaacaagatgctCAA GTTGGCAAGGGTTCAAGGGGTGATGTTACCATATTACCTACATTGGTTGTCAACAACAGACAGTACCGAG GCAAGTTGGAGAAGAGTGCTGTACTGAAGGCCCTATGTTCTGGTTTTGAGGAGACGACTGAACCAGCTATATGCCTGAGCACAG AGATGGAGTCAAACGAGTGCTTAGATAACAATGGCGGTTGTTGGCAAGATAAATCAGCCAACATAACTGCTTGCAAG GATACTTTCCGAGGAAGAGTATGCGAGTGTCCTCTAGTAGATGGTGTGAAATTCAAAGGGGATGGATACAGCCACTGTGAAC CAAGCGGGCCAGGGAGATGCACGATCAACAATGGAGGTTGTTGGCATGAAGAGAGAGATGGACATGTTTTCTCTGCTTGTGTG GACAAGGACAGTGTTAAGTGCGAGTGTCCACCAGGATTCAAAGGAGACGGTGTTAAGAAGTGTGAAG ACATTAATGAGTGCAAAGAGAAGAAAGCTTGTCAGTGCCCGGAATGTAGCTGTAAGAATACTTGGGGAAGCTATGAGTGCTCTTGTAGCGGTGACCTTCTCTACATCAGAGATCACGACACTTGCATCA GCAAGATTGGTTCACAAGTGAAGTCAGCGTGGACGGCCGTTTGGCTTATAATGTTATCATTGGGACTTGCAGCTGGTGGGGCGTACCTCGTTTACAAACATAGACTACGG CAATACATGGACTCAGAGATAAGAGCCATAATGGCACAGTACATGCCACTGGACAACCAACCCGAGGTCCCAAACCACGTGAATGATGAACGCGCCTGA
- the LOC103860407 gene encoding zinc finger protein-like 1 homolog, with protein sequence MVVCKCRKATTLYCFVHKVPVCGECICFPEHQTCVVRTYSEWVIDGEYDQPKCCQCQAAFDESGGHQLTRLGCLHAIHTSCLVSLIKSLPPHTAPPGYVCPTCSTPIWPPKMVKDAGSRLHAQLREAIMQTGLEKNLFGKHPVSRSTESRSPPPAFASDALINVSSSSHTQQGRNLLAENGEYSKSAVSEIVEIDVPSSAGNYMKTSSPGHVAAARKGVLAVDRQNSETLYYADDEDGNKKKYSRRGPLRHKFLRALLPFWSSALPTLPVTAPPRQDPTKAEDGSEGRVRHRSSRMDIRKILLFIAIIACMATMGILYYRLAQRVIGQENPDEEQ encoded by the exons ATGGTGGTCTGCAAATGCAGAaag GCTACGACGCTATATTGCTTTGTTCACAAGGTCCCTGTTTGTGGCGAATGCATTTGCTTCCCTGAGCATCAAACTTGTGTG GTCAGGACTTATTCAGAATGGGTGATAGATGGAGAGTATGACCAGCCTAAGTGTTGTCAATGCCAAGCAGCCTTTGATGAGAGCGGAGGTCATCAACTCACTCGCTTGGGTTGCTTGC ATGCTATACATACAAGTTGCTTGGTTTCGCTTATCAAGAGCCTTCCTCCTCATACTGCACCTCCTGGTTATGTCTGCCCAACATGTAGCACTCCT ATATGGCCTCCCAAGATGGTAAAAGATGCAGGATCTCGGCTTCATGCACAGTTAAGGGAAGCGATTATGCAG ACTGGTCTCGAAAAGAATCTATTTGGGAAGCATCCAGTTTCTCGGTCCACAGAATCTCGTAGCCCACCTCCTGCATTTGCTTCAGATGCATTAATCAATGTATCTTCATCTTCTCATACACAACAAGGGAGGAATCTTCTAGCTGAAAATGGAGAATATTCTAAATCTGCGGTTTCAGAGATAGTTGAGATAGATGTTCCTTCTTCTGCTGGGAATTACATGAAAACCTCAAGCCCTGGA CATGTTGCTGCTGCACGGAAAGGTGTACTCGCTGTGGACAGACAGAACTCTGAGACTCTTTATTATGCAGACGATGAAGACGGGAATAAGAAAAAGTACTCAAGACGAG GTCCACTTCGTCACAAGTTTCTGCGGGCTTTACTACCATTCTGGTCGAGTGCGCTACCTACACTACCCGTGACTGCACCGCCTCGTCAGGATCCAACAAAGGCAGAAGATGGTTCAGAAGGACGTGTAAGACATCGATCATCAAGGATGGATATAAGGAAAATACTCCTTTTCATAGCAATCAT TGCGTGTATGGCAACAATGGGGATTTTATACTACAGACTTGCACAACGGGTAATTGGTCAAGAAAACCCTGACGAGGAGCAGTAA